In Triticum aestivum cultivar Chinese Spring chromosome 5B, IWGSC CS RefSeq v2.1, whole genome shotgun sequence, the following proteins share a genomic window:
- the LOC123112258 gene encoding cyclin-D4-1, producing MAPNYEMAASILLCAEDSSSIFGFGDGEEAAAGARAEGSPYCGGDDEFAAGFPLPSEECVARWVATEAEHMPREDYAERLRAGGVDLRVRMDAVDWIWKVHTYYGFGPVTACLAVNYMDRFLSLYQIPEGKAWMTQLLSVACLSLAAKMDETSVPQSIDLQAGDARYVFEAKTIQRMELLVLSTLKWRMQAVTPFSYLDYFLHQLSGGNAPSRQAVRDATELILCISRGTSCLEFRPSEIAATVAAAVAGEEHSAHKAACCIHVDKERLLSCHEAMLQATGATVPPPKTAGLMGRAYSPAVSAPRSPTGVLDLDAGYLSCTSDGASTTTTMPSSPLASSGFDSSPVSSKRRKISR from the exons ATGGCCCCGAACTACGAGATGGCCGCCTCCATCCTGCTCTGCGCCGAGGACAGCAGCAGCATCTTCGGCttcggcgacggcgaggaggcggcggcgggagcgaGGGCGGAAGGCTCTCCGTactgcggcggcgacgacgagttcgCAGCGGGTTTCCCGCTGCCGTCCGAGGAATGCGTGGCCCGCTGGGTGGCGACGGAGGCGGAGCACATGCCCAGGGAGGACTATGCCGAGCGGCTCCGCGCCGGGGGCGTGGATCTCCGCGTGCGGATGGACGCCGTCGACTGGATATGGAAG GTTCACACGTACTACGGCTTCGGCCCTGTCACTGCCTGCTTGGCCGTCAACTACATGGACCGCTTCCTCTCGCTCTACCAGATACCG GAGGGCAAGGCTTGGATGACGCAGCTGCTATCGGTGGCGTGCTTGTCTCTTGCTGCCAAGATGGACGAAACTTCCGTGCCTCAGTCCATCGACCTGCAG GCCGGGGACGCGCGGTACGTGTTCGAGGCGAAGACGATCCAGAGGATGGAGCTGCTGGTCCTGAGCACGCTCAAATGGCGGATGCAGGCCGTCACCCCCTTCTCCTACCTCGACTACTTCCTCCACCAGCTGAGCGGCGGCAATGCGCCGTCGAGGCAGGCCGTCCGGGACGCCACGGAGCTCATCCTCTGCATATCCAGag GGACGAGCTGCCTGGAGTTCCGGCCCTCGGAGATCGCCGCGACGGTGGCCGCCGCCGTGGCCGGGGAAGAACACTCTGCCCACAAGGCGGCTTGCTGCATCCACGTAGATAAG GAGCGGTTGCTGAGTTGCCATGAAGCGATGCTCCAGGCCACCGGCGCCACCGTGCCGCCACCTAAAACCGCAGGCCTGATGGGCAGAGCCTACTCCCCGGCCGTGTCTGCGCCGCGGAGCCCCACCGGGGTGCTGGACCTGGATGCCGGCTACCTTAGCTGCACAAGTGATGGCGCCAGCACGACGACCACCATGCCATCGTCACCTCTCGCGAGCTCTGGCTTCGACAGCTCCCCGGTCAGCAGCAAGAGGAGGAAGATCAGCAGATGA